Part of the Melopsittacus undulatus isolate bMelUnd1 chromosome Z, bMelUnd1.mat.Z, whole genome shotgun sequence genome is shown below.
TAAGCTAAAAGTCGGGAGAGAATTTTAACTGAGCCTATCTTTTTTTTGCTCTGAAGACTTTGGGTATGacacacaaattaaaaacactGGACTAAGCTGTAAATTGGGGTGATACATGTCTTGCTCGAGTTTGCCAGCACTACGGAATGTTCTGTGTCTTTACATCCTTGAATCTTTCATCCTGTGAATTTTTTGCCAGGTATGATAATCACAGGGAGGCTTTGTTGAGAGGAGGAGTTGATGGAGACTATCAAGACGATAGTTTAGATCTGCTGCGCTACTTCACTGTTAGCTGTTACTCTGGCTATGGAGATGATGAGAAGGTAATGAATTAATAAATCTTTAATGAATCAATTTGAATTTAATGAAAAGTGTTGGCATTTGCTTCACATtgaagagctgtgtgtggaaTTGTTGAGCCCAGGTAGTAATAATGTTTACAATCTTTGCAAGACAGACTTATGCTGGATGCTTAGGGAAGCTTTAATTCTTGCTTATTGTCCCAACAGTTACTTAGTCATGATTTCCAGCTATACCATACAACTACAGAGTGTATGTATATTATTTATGTCATATAGGGAAGCATTGTAATGCTTTGTAGTACCATCTGTTTATTCAGTAATGCCTTCAACAAGCTAGAATACTGCAAactgggacacacacacatcaaaaaagcccaaaaacaccaaaaaacccaaataaaaaaaaaggacaaaaaaacaccaaagaaagCAATAAGACAACAGTCCTTGGGGAAGGTGTGCTACCTATAATTGAATTGCTTGTTAGATTTTGAGATACTCATCGTAACTTCAGCTTCAGGTGATTAGAAAGACCTCTGCCAGAGAAAATCCTTATCTGTCTTTGTGTTACTATGTTAGAAGTGAGTTAGTAAcatcttaatttaaaaagaggTAGGATACTTAATAGTGAATTTTATATTTGGAACTTCCTCAGAGCTTGATCCTGGTTAATCAGCAACTGATCAACATCTCCAGAatgctgaaacattttttttctggcgGGGAAGAGGGAGGTATTAGATTTTAATACAGGTTCTAGATGTATGAGAGActacaaaatggaaataaaaagaatgtgaGAGAATGGGGACTTTGTTAATAGAAAGGTCATGTTATCTGGAACAAGTTCTTAGAAGGTCTTTACCCTGATTTTGAGAAGTGGTTGCAGAATAGTAgtattgctttaaaatacacTAATGTGGCCGAGCATTTGTACACCTATTACTGAGCCATGCAAAAtgagttgtggggtttttatttttcatttcagggaTTCTTTACAGTCTATCGAGAAGTTTTTGAAAAGATTGCAAAAGAAGAGGTGGAATATATGACCCGTGAAGATATTGAAGAGTTCCCTATGTTTGGCAATTCCCAAAGTGACTATGATACGGTAAGAGCAAGTGTAAATCTGAACTGAAAGTAGCACAGTTAAGTCATGACTTGTCGTACACTGAAATCAGAGGAAAGGATGCTGCTGGTCTCTGAGGTGAATACAAAACCATGTATCTGCTGTCTTTTCTACTACTGTAGATCAGTACTATAAAGGAAGTGCTTGTGTTCTGATTCATAATAATTAGATGAGctaaaataagtatttcctGTTGGACTGTATTATTAACCAGGATTTTTGGGTAAGTTGTTAAGACAAACACTTCACAGGGCTATCAGCTATGCCAGTGAAACTTATGTGTAGTGCAAGGCCTATAAAACAAAAgagcaaatgttttctttgcttcctgaTGATAATAGTTGCCAGTGTTTCAGAGCAAGTTATGTTACAGAAAGGGATATTGAgacaatattttttgttttaataatacaTAGTGTCCTGCCTCATTTAGGAAAACTGCATAGCACTTATTGCATAACACTGCCTTTAGCAAATGGCAGATGTGATGGCTGACCTGCAGTGTGAGCTCCCACAATCATGGTCTTTGTCATCTACAGTTATTCTGTAGTaagatttattttccaaaatattgCATGCTTTCCTCCgggaagcaagaaaagaaaatgtgtgtggGACACTTGTCATCTGGTTTGCCAACTGTTTGTTGCATTCTGctagacttcttttttttttttttttttaagtttactGGTATTCCTGTGttgaaaataaatagtaaaataGTAGCACTTTCCCCAGTGAATAACTGCACTTATCAGTGTACTCAGTTATTGTTTTTGGCTGCTACTTAACTCTTGTCACTTTTAGTTGCATGACTAATACGTATGAAATTTAAATTGATGCATACCTTAAATAAGTCACTTAAGTGGTATAAAACGTGGCTGTAGTTAGAAACAAAGTTACAAATCAAACTAAGAAGTGTCAGAATGGGTGTTTGAATGTCAAATAAAATTACAGGATGAGTTAGTAAATGGTAGTCTTTCCCAGAGAGAatatttgtgtctttgaaactgcaaaaatctgtcttttaaTTGAGTTCTCTTGAAACTGCTTGCTTTGAGGCCATTGTATAGATATGATTACAGACCCAAATAAGCTTTTATGCTTTGACACCTGTGTTGGTAACGTTATCCTGGAATCAGCTGTTGTGTGTGCTTtgagggttttttggggtttgctgTTTTACCaagaagttagaaaaaaaaagattcataGTGTATTTTATGTGAAATAGCACAGTTAAATGTGAAGGTCATTATCCCTGTTAAAGTGTATTCAGATAAAGACTTTACACTGTCAGAGGATTTGAGCATTGCAGTGCTCACTTCACTACTCAATGGGAGTAtcatgggaaaaggaaaaagagttttAGAAGGGAGCCACAGAAACTCTATGGAGGCTTCAGAACCTGTGATGTGAATGCTCTCTGGCTCAGTCTACTGAGATAATTCACAAGAAACTTGAGAGGCAGCTTGATGAATGCCAGGTGGCCAGGGAAACTATTCTTAAGTCTGTGATATCTCAAGAATTCATGGGAAGAGACTTCTAATTGTAGTTGAAGAGACATCTAACTGTAGTTCAATTAGATGTAGGAACAAAAGTGATCAGTAGTAGcaggcaaaacaaaatccaCTGAATAGTTCAGCAAGAGCTGCTGTACAGCTTCTGGAGAAATGTGCTTGTTTTTCAGGTAgctgctgaggaggaagaaagtctTAGCTCAACAGCTGGTGGAGGGGAGAATGGTCCCTGTCATCAGTTGATGGCTGTGCGTCCTTTTGCACAGAAGATACCgccttctgaaacagaaatctgaGATGGGGAGTCTAAGTCTCTCTTAGGTTATTGGATTAAATATAAATAGTTATTGGTTAATAACTGCCATGAACGTTTCCATGTAGGTAGACCATTAGAAATTAAATGACATATTGATAGTCCATTCTAATACCAATGGCAGGAGGAGAATAGGAGATACTAGAAGAAGAGATATTAAACTATTAGGCTAAATACTTCTGTGAGATATTCCAAATATAAACAGTAGTGCATATAGAAGTAAGTAGTAAAAAGGCAGCTTAATAGGTTAAGTAATATAAGAAGAGAATTTAGGCAtatcttttttcctgaatataCAAAATGTAGAAGGTTAATAATTGTTTGCAGAGGAACAGAGAAGAAACGATAATTATTATGCCATTTAATTAATCTGTAATTTAACTTATGAATagtaaaaggaaggaaaataagggaagaaaataatttcttttaatgtgaGATTCTCTtaatcacatttcttttaatgtgaGAAGTGGAGGGAGTCACTTTAATCTGTGGTCATATAATTTGCTAACAAAACAAGAGTATGCGCATCTTCGCATAGCCCCTTGTTAAACTGTGCAAGTCATGGCTCCATGCTATTGTGTGCACCAACAGCTTGCATGgattaataaaagaaatactaaagtcaggaaagaaaaaatcatcAGGGGCTATCAATTTCTGTCTTGCTCTGGAAGCAGAGAGAATATACAGGGAAGAGGTAGCATTATGtacatgtatttgttttattgtgCTGATCATTGGCTGCTGTTGGAAATGTATGGCTGACCTTTGgtaatttatattaaattacATATAATGTAATACAAATTATTCTTAGGGTTCTTATGCATTACGTGCATATGCCTGCTTGTGGACAGCATATCTGATTATGGTTGTGCTTTTCAGTTTGAGAGGAAAAGCACAGCTAAATAACTGTCAGCTAAATAATTAATGTCAGCATGATCCAATCCTGCAAGGGAATATTCTTTAGAAGTTGTAATTTGGAATAGTTTAGACAAGGCTGTTGATATGGCATGGTTTGAAATTTTAAGGATGCTAATAGAGTTTTCTCTGAACCTTCATGTGATATATGTATACTCTGAGCGAAAACTGTAGCCTGTATAGAAGACACAAGCTGCTACAAAAGTCCTGAATTGTTTGATACATTTTTTGTCctaccttctcttctcctctcccccgTCCACCCAAAtgacttttcttgtttgtttcttacaGGTAGTCCACCCTTTCTATGCATATTGGCAGAGTTTCTGTACTCAGAAGAACTTTGCTTGGAAAGAAGAGTATGACACACGACAAGCCTCAAACCGCTGGGAGAAACGAGCTATGGagaaagagaacaagaaaaagagagataaaGCCAGGAAAGAGAGGAACGAACTGATCCGTCAGCTAGTAGCCTTTATTCGTAAAAGGGATAAAAGAGTACAAGCTCATAGAAAACTTGTGGaagaacaaaatgcagaaaaaactAGAAAATCAGAGGAATTTCGGAGGCAGCAGAAGCTCAAACAAGCCAAGTATGTAAATTTGAAACAAATCCTTTCCTTTAAACTTGGAGAAACTATCCATGATTATACCATATAGAGTTAGATTCTAATACTAGCTCCATTTGCTCTTTTGAACATCCTTGAAAATGTTGTATGTTAGTTTTGATCTCGGGTCTGAGCTTTTTAAAACTTGAGTGTCTCTGCATTGTACTGACATACAGAAATCTAACATAACCAGGGAATGAAAAACAGGTAACTGCCTGTAGTAGCACAGAATCTATGTTACTTACCTTGGAAAGTAAGGCTTAATAGTTACCATtattcctttaaagaaaaaaggatgtaTGGTTTGGAATGAGGGAGAATGAACAGGACTGTGACTTCCTGGACTTAGTCAGCTTCATCTACTTTAATGAAGAAAGTAcctgctaaaaaaaaagtgggaaaatatcgcttagttttaatttttcttttaacccCTTTCATTGaactaaatgcattttttaaaatgcttttattttttccaaagttaCGTAACAGGAAGAAGGGATCTCTCAAATGTAAGCACAGTTTATTCTTCCAACTAGAAGAGCTTTTTGTGTGCAAATGGAAGAAGCATAAATTCTTAATGAgtgcactttaaaaataattgcatattgattaaaaatatatttttgtatatatatatatatatttctccCTGCTATTCCCAAGGAAGAATGAAGCAGAGTGATACACTTACTGACAAATAGCTTGATAATTTGGAGTCCAGGAGCCAGCTGGAGCAAAGTTCAGCTGTACTGAGGTGTACTGATTGACAGCTTGGGCCACATGTATATTTGGAAAACTGTGCTGACActttcctgcagagcagagccaagGAGTAATGCGCTTGTGGCTTTTGTGGGCCTGAACTACTTGTACCTTGCATCAGGTAAAAGCAGATGTACTGCTCTGAGGATTGAGCTGACTTCCATGCTGTTAGCCTGATACTGCCATACTGCATAACATTTCCTGCCTGAAATTCAAGCAAGACCGACCTACATCAGTGCCTTTTTACTTGTTGCGTAGATGTGCCCATTGACATCAAAAATTAACTGCTCAGATTTCCAGGCCCTACAGACAATTGTTTGCTCCACCATAATATGTTGAGGACTTTCCTCCTAAGATGCCAGAGAACaagttatattttaaataatactgTTTCTGTAATTACCACCTCATGAACACAATGTAAAAGTTAATATATTATTCTACTTAAAGGCTGGCTGAGCAATATAAAGAGCAAAGCTGGATAACTATGTCAGATCTGGAGAAGGAGTTGCAAGAGATGGAAGCACAATATGAAAAGGAATTTGGAGATGGATCAAATGATGAGGAGGAATTAGAAGAACAGGAGACAAAAGGCATCGAAGGTATGGGGTATCAGTGGCTGATCTATATTGAGTTATTGCAGCCTAAGTGTTGGCTTACTGCACTTACAGCCTCAGATTCACAGTTCTGACTAGGGCAACTCCCTGCCTTCAGCTGAGGTGTGCCAGGCTAGTGTCTGATGCTCTGGTGCCTTCCATGAGAAGGCATCAAGCTACAGCTGATAATTTATGCTAATGTATGATTTGgtaagatggtcttgaactgTCTGCATGtcagtaatacagaaaaagtGGATGGTCAGTGTGGTGAATTTTCTGGAGCTTTAAGAGCAGCTTACTCAAAAATCGCTCATCTGACTTTGTCTCTCTGATCCTCACTGATCTCCTCAGATAAACTGAATGACGAAATTGAGGAAGCTGAATTTGTTGATGATCTGTACTGCCCTGCTTGTGACAAGTTGTTAAAAACTGAGAAAGCGTAAGTGCTTTTGGTTGGGGATTTGGGGGTGGGAGTGTTGGGTTTTAACAGTGCATTAATTTCACATAAGGGTCAGTGTTGTCTTTCCAGTAGAGACATTGTCAGGGAAGATTTTTCCATACTTAGTAGTGAAGGATAATGGGCCTGTTATtaatttatatgtaaatataacAGTGTTTGCTCAGAGCCATCTGCAGTAACAAACTGCTACTTCTCACAGCATGAAGAATCATGAAAAGTCAAAGAAGCATCGAGAGATGGTGGCACTGTTACGACAACAActggaagaagaagggaaatttaCTGTGTCTTTGGATGATGCTTGTGAAATACATaccaaagaggaagaaacagaagacatgCCGAAGCAGAAGTACTTTAAATTGGTTTTAATTGTATAATGACTAACGATTTAGTAAGGCTTGGAGGCTCTCAGAGGGAGCTTCTTATGAT
Proteins encoded:
- the DNAJC21 gene encoding dnaJ homolog subfamily C member 21 isoform X1, translating into MKCHYEVLGVKRDAAEEDLKRAYRRLALRWHPDKNLENAEEAAEQFKLIQAAYDVLSDPQERAWYDNHREALLRGGVDGDYQDDSLDLLRYFTVSCYSGYGDDEKGFFTVYREVFEKIAKEEVEYMTREDIEEFPMFGNSQSDYDTVVHPFYAYWQSFCTQKNFAWKEEYDTRQASNRWEKRAMEKENKKKRDKARKERNELIRQLVAFIRKRDKRVQAHRKLVEEQNAEKTRKSEEFRRQQKLKQAKLAEQYKEQSWITMSDLEKELQEMEAQYEKEFGDGSNDEEELEEQETKGIEDKLNDEIEEAEFVDDLYCPACDKLLKTEKAMKNHEKSKKHREMVALLRQQLEEEGKFTVSLDDACEIHTKEEETEDMPKQKLSKKQRKKQKTLVTYEDSLDKSSDEETVEQKEVHNVDKDSGSAEELVNDGQRCAVSEDASATEDVSQVDEARSEAKSSTKPKGKKAKEAKKSAKASSEHPTTNEVPIHCVTCNCAFPSRNKLFEHLKATGHAKATQAAAVNGAVNTRNKKEKRKTR
- the DNAJC21 gene encoding dnaJ homolog subfamily C member 21 isoform X2, which codes for MKCHYEVLGVKRDAAEEDLKRAYRRLALRWHPDKNLENAEEAAEQFKLIQAAYDVLSDPQERAWYDNHREALLRGGVDGDYQDDSLDLLRYFTVSCYSGYGDDEKGFFTVYREVFEKIAKEEVEYMTREDIEEFPMFGNSQSDYDTVVHPFYAYWQSFCTQKNFAWKEEYDTRQASNRWEKRAMEKENKKKRDKARKERNELIRQLVAFIRKRDKRVQAHRKLVEEQNAEKTRKSEEFRRQQKLKQAKLAEQYKEQSWITMSDLEKELQEMEAQYEKEFGDGSNDEEELEEQETKGIEDKLNDEIEEAEFVDDLYCPACDKLLKTEKAMKNHEKSKKHREMVALLRQQLEEEGKFTVSLDDACEIHTKEEETEDMPKQKLSKKQRKKQKTLVTYEDSLDKSSDEETVEQKEVHNVDKDSGSAEELVNDGQRCAVSEDASATEDVSQVDEARSEAKSTKPKGKKAKEAKKSAKASSEHPTTNEVPIHCVTCNCAFPSRNKLFEHLKATGHAKATQAAAVNGAVNTRNKKEKRKTR